A stretch of the Gossypium hirsutum isolate 1008001.06 chromosome D07, Gossypium_hirsutum_v2.1, whole genome shotgun sequence genome encodes the following:
- the LOC121219105 gene encoding putative nuclease HARBI1 encodes MATDLIAPKDPFFSSIPEQIRNDSRYMPHFKDCIGALDGTHIAVILPLNEQIPYIGRKRISTQNVMAVCDFNMCFTFVMAGWEGSAHDTRIFLDAIRDPKYKFSHPPNGKYYLVDSGYPQMKGYLGPYRGQGYHLPDFHRGRPVSSEEEIFNHSHSSLRSVIERTFGVLKKKWAILRDMPSYSFEKQTMIVVATMTIHNFIRKHVGRNDADFMEYEDINWAYENIID; translated from the exons ATGGCCACTGATCTAATTGCACCCAAAGATCCTTTTTTTAGCTCAATACCCGAACAAATACGTAATGATTCTAGATATATGCCGCATTTTAAg GATTGCATAGGTGCACTTGATGGTACTCACATTGCCGTTATTCTTCCACTAAATGAACAAATTCCCTATATTGGAAGAAAACGTATCTCGACTCAAAATGTTATGGCagtatgtgattttaatatgtgtttcacCTTTGTCATGGCTGGATGGGAAGGATCGGCACATGACACTAGAATATTTCTTGATGCAATTCGAGATCCAAAATACAAATTTTCGCACCCACCAAAtg gaaaatattatcttgttgattctggatatcctcaaatgaaaggttatcttggaccatatagaggtcagggatatcatttacctgactTTCATAGAGGTAGACCGGTATCTAGTGAAGAAGAgatattcaatcattcacattcatcattacgtagtgtgattgaacgaacttttggtgttttgaaaaaaaaatgggccattttacgggatatgccaagttatagttttgaaaagcaaACGATGATCGTTGTTGCTACAATGACGATACACAATTTTATCCGAAAACATGTCGGTCGAAATGATGCAGATTTTATGGAATACGAAGATATTAACTGGGCATATGAGAATATTATTGATTAA
- the LOC121219107 gene encoding reticulon-like protein B5 encodes MAEETESKQSAVESVMEKISEKIHGHDSSSSSDSDSDHEKPASPSSVKAKIYRLFGRERPLHHVLGGGKPADVFLWRNKKISAGVLGGATAIWVLFELIEYHLLTLLCHISILSLAVLFLWSNVHTFIHKTPPRIPQVHLPEEPFLQIASALTIELNQALELLRDIASGRNPKFLVVVAAFWVLSVVGSWCNFLTLFYTSFVLLHTVPVLYEKYEDKVDPFAEKAVIEIKKQYAVFDANVLSKIPTGPLKSEKV; translated from the exons ATGGCGGAGGAAACGGAGAGTAAGCAATCGGCGGTGGAGTCGGTGATGGAGAAGATCAGCGAGAAGATCCACGGCCATGATTCATCGTCTTCTTCGGATTCGGATTCAGATCATGAGAAACCAGCTTCCCCTAGCTCCGTTAAGGCTAAGATTTATCGGTTGTTTGGTAGGGAGAGACCTCTTCATCACGTTCTCGGTGGTGGAAAGC CTGCTGATGTGTTCTTGTGGAGGAACAAGAAGATATCAGCTGGGGTTCTTGGTGGAGCAACTGCAATCTGGGTCCTTTTTGAGTTGATCGAATACCACCTACTTACTCTGCTCTGTCACATTTCGATACTCTCTCTTGCAGTATTGTTCCTCTGGTCCAATGTCCATACCTTTATCCACAA GACTCCACCTCGCATCCCACAAGTTCATTTGCCAGAGGAGCCATTCCTTCAGATCGCCTCTGCTCTGACAATTGAACTTAACCAGGCATTGGAACTGCTGCGAGATATTGCATCTGGAAGGAATCCGAAGTTTCTTGTG GTTGTAGCAGCTTTTTGGGTCCTCTCGGTTGTGGGGAGTTGGTGCAATTTCTTGACCTTGTTCTACACAT CTTTCGTGTTGCTGCATACGGTACCTGTTTTGTATGAGAAGTATGAGGACAAGGTTGACCCATTTGCAGAGAAGGCAGTGATTGAGATAAAAAAGCAATATGCAGTTTTTGATGCCAATGTTCTGAGTAAAATTCCTACAGGACCCTTGAAGAGCGAAAAGGTTTAG